From Cytophagales bacterium, the proteins below share one genomic window:
- a CDS encoding gliding motility-associated C-terminal domain-containing protein: protein MRLSVLLILFATQGLAQQFSQVGRFSVEHNRGCAPFTVNLNIEDDFGNIIRQYFYEGASTQTIDTFYTYNTPGTYEIVQLIGVDVDPKTDTLFIEVLDPVIPAFGFSICEGNEVQVTIQDVGYEEYLVQFTNTDEVIVPASDLTANFSYPNTGTQSILVQGRFLNAANNCGFSRQSLEIQAFENQGTIDNLELIRSCIDNLSARLQFSLSTHQSYELMLSENGTNFSTIANPTPADPQIELSNISNSTNASLFFRLDALSDCSGLRIAGEVMEVENPIASLPSLENAYVSWNDQGINFRLDDIGAGEYTARKRVPGFDWELLDTLFNGYTDPYVSDFRIYEYEVSFADTCGNNVPTVTLSPAFISYRETDINTYEISWIPPVNTLNDAFFHEMVITGNSNRLVIENPLEPQKIFLTEPQGAIQILSLETIYRFDTLRSNPKSLMYKFHAYLPDAFTPNNDFLNDELRILGITATEVDFKVFNRWGELIHVTSNKNPAWDGQVRGEPAPEGKYYYRLSFLSIENKRIEQRGSFVLLR, encoded by the coding sequence TTGCGTCTTAGCGTACTATTAATATTGTTTGCAACCCAGGGCCTCGCACAGCAGTTCAGCCAGGTGGGTCGGTTTTCCGTTGAACACAACCGGGGATGTGCTCCCTTTACGGTAAATCTTAACATCGAGGATGATTTTGGGAACATCATCAGGCAGTATTTCTACGAAGGCGCATCCACGCAAACCATTGATACCTTTTATACCTACAATACACCAGGAACATATGAGATAGTCCAGCTCATCGGTGTAGATGTAGATCCGAAAACAGACACGCTCTTCATCGAAGTATTGGATCCGGTCATTCCTGCATTTGGTTTTTCCATCTGCGAAGGCAATGAAGTCCAGGTAACGATCCAGGATGTGGGATATGAAGAATACCTCGTCCAGTTCACTAATACAGACGAAGTAATTGTGCCTGCCAGTGACCTAACCGCCAATTTCAGTTATCCCAATACAGGAACTCAAAGTATTTTAGTACAGGGGAGATTTTTGAATGCAGCCAATAATTGTGGATTCTCCAGACAGTCTTTAGAAATTCAGGCTTTTGAAAATCAAGGAACCATCGATAACCTCGAATTGATCCGCAGCTGCATCGACAACCTGAGTGCCCGTCTTCAATTCTCATTGTCAACGCATCAATCCTATGAACTGATGTTATCTGAGAATGGGACTAACTTTTCAACCATAGCTAACCCCACTCCTGCTGACCCACAAATTGAATTGTCCAACATTTCAAACTCCACTAATGCCTCCTTGTTTTTTCGTCTGGATGCGCTTTCCGATTGTTCAGGGCTAAGGATTGCAGGAGAAGTCATGGAAGTTGAAAACCCTATAGCTAGCCTGCCCTCTCTGGAAAATGCATACGTATCCTGGAATGACCAGGGAATCAACTTTCGCCTTGACGATATTGGCGCAGGAGAATACACAGCCCGCAAAAGAGTACCCGGGTTTGATTGGGAGTTGTTGGACACCCTTTTCAATGGATACACCGATCCTTACGTTTCGGATTTCCGCATTTATGAATATGAGGTCAGCTTTGCTGACACATGTGGCAACAACGTTCCGACCGTTACTTTAAGTCCGGCCTTCATTTCATATAGGGAAACCGATATCAACACCTATGAAATTTCATGGATTCCTCCAGTAAATACTTTGAATGACGCGTTTTTTCATGAAATGGTCATCACTGGAAATAGCAATCGCCTGGTGATCGAAAACCCGCTAGAGCCACAAAAGATTTTTCTTACGGAACCTCAGGGAGCGATCCAAATTTTGTCTCTGGAAACCATCTATCGCTTCGATACCCTACGTTCAAATCCAAAATCCTTGATGTATAAATTCCATGCCTATCTCCCCGATGCCTTTACACCAAATAACGATTTCCTCAATGATGAACTCAGAATTTTGGGCATCACTGCAACCGAAGTAGATTTCAAAGTGTTTAATCGCTGGGGTGAGTTGATCCATGTAACCAGCAATAAGAATCCCGCATGGGATGGACAGGTCCGAGGAGAACCTGCTCCCGAAGGCAAATACTACTATCGTTTGAGTTTTTTATCAATTGAAAATAAAAGAATCGAGCAACGCGGTAGCTTTGTGTTGCTAAGATAA
- a CDS encoding YdcF family protein, which produces MTNKAGRRKKRNFVAFFLLMLFTNPWLANKAIGLWEIPPRPMDQEQYDVAVVLTGMTKPDLTYDDHVQFNGAAERFIEPLRLYHQKKVKKILISGGSGSLIFPELKEAPALKELALQLKVDEKDLIIEMESRNTFENAKYTSAILNEQFNDPSILLITSASHMKRSAACFKKQGLSPYLYPVDLQTNPNHQSFLKEAIPDIYALNMWTAFFHELFGYAAYWVMGYV; this is translated from the coding sequence ATGACGAATAAGGCGGGCAGAAGAAAAAAGAGAAATTTTGTTGCCTTTTTCTTATTGATGCTCTTCACCAACCCCTGGTTGGCCAACAAAGCCATTGGATTATGGGAAATTCCGCCAAGACCAATGGATCAGGAACAATATGACGTGGCTGTGGTATTGACAGGGATGACCAAGCCTGACCTGACATACGATGATCATGTACAATTCAATGGTGCTGCTGAAAGGTTCATAGAACCCCTCCGTTTATATCACCAAAAGAAGGTAAAGAAAATCCTAATCTCCGGTGGTTCTGGTAGTCTGATTTTTCCTGAATTGAAAGAGGCACCTGCATTAAAGGAATTAGCGCTTCAACTTAAGGTAGATGAGAAAGACTTGATCATTGAAATGGAATCCCGAAATACTTTTGAAAATGCGAAGTACACATCAGCAATCTTGAATGAGCAATTCAACGATCCATCCATCTTGCTGATCACCAGCGCCAGCCACATGAAAAGGTCTGCTGCATGCTTTAAGAAGCAGGGATTGTCACCTTATCTTTACCCAGTTGATTTGCAAACAAATCCAAATCATCAGTCCTTTCTCAAGGAAGCTATCCCTGATATATATGCCCTGAATATGTGGACCGCTTTTTTCCATGAGTTATTCGGGTATGCTGCCTATTGGGTGATGGGGTATGTATAG
- a CDS encoding YbaB/EbfC family nucleoid-associated protein — MMGKLKEVQEEMKKAQAGLSSITVESEAGAGLVKATVNGNKEVINLDIDPTLFSDQDKDLVKDLIIAAVNKGIQEAEIKAKEHLKKSTEGLIPNIPGLDLNGMV, encoded by the coding sequence ATGATGGGCAAACTGAAGGAAGTTCAGGAAGAGATGAAAAAAGCCCAGGCAGGTTTGTCCAGTATTACCGTAGAATCAGAGGCCGGAGCAGGCTTGGTCAAGGCAACGGTAAATGGCAATAAGGAGGTGATCAACCTCGATATAGATCCGACGCTGTTTTCAGATCAGGACAAAGACCTGGTCAAAGACCTGATCATTGCAGCGGTCAATAAAGGCATCCAGGAAGCTGAGATAAAAGCAAAAGAACACCTTAAAAAATCAACAGAGGGATTGATCCCTAACATTCCAGGACTGGACCTGAATGGCATGGTCTAA
- a CDS encoding M28 family peptidase yields MKFHKTYVPLLTLIFTGLFFQGFSQDASVMSDISYLASDQLGGRETGTTGNEMAREYILERFESLGLKKMGDEYLQPFSFSMTVAANSREVVQQAGLNVIGMIPGKTNQYIVITAHYDHLGSKDGKIFNGADDNASGTAGLLAIAAHFSKKAPDHHLIFAAFDAEEKGLQGAKYFVENMDIPKEAILLNVNMDMISRSDKNEIYACGTSYYPQFKPILEKVGEASEVSLKFGHDDPKLGYNDWTFSSDHGPFHRAEIPFVYFGVEDHDDYHKDTDEAEKIDPEFVNNTVALITDFIQRVDKKMSN; encoded by the coding sequence ATGAAATTTCACAAGACATATGTACCCCTGCTGACGCTGATATTCACCGGCCTGTTTTTTCAGGGGTTTTCTCAAGATGCTTCGGTCATGTCCGACATCAGCTATTTGGCCTCTGATCAATTGGGTGGACGAGAAACAGGAACTACTGGCAATGAAATGGCTCGCGAATATATTTTGGAACGTTTCGAAAGCCTTGGGTTAAAAAAGATGGGGGACGAGTACCTTCAACCTTTCTCTTTTTCAATGACAGTAGCTGCAAATAGTAGAGAAGTCGTACAGCAGGCTGGGCTAAATGTGATTGGTATGATTCCCGGAAAGACAAATCAATACATCGTGATCACCGCGCATTATGACCATTTGGGTTCCAAAGATGGAAAGATCTTTAATGGCGCCGATGATAATGCTTCCGGAACCGCAGGACTGCTGGCCATAGCGGCTCACTTTAGCAAAAAGGCTCCTGATCACCACTTGATTTTTGCAGCATTTGATGCGGAAGAAAAAGGCCTTCAAGGAGCCAAATATTTTGTCGAAAATATGGACATTCCCAAGGAAGCGATTTTGCTTAATGTGAACATGGACATGATCAGCCGAAGTGATAAAAATGAGATATATGCCTGTGGAACCAGTTATTATCCGCAGTTCAAACCAATCCTTGAAAAAGTGGGTGAAGCATCGGAGGTATCTTTAAAGTTTGGACATGATGATCCCAAACTGGGTTATAACGATTGGACTTTTTCATCGGATCACGGACCTTTTCACCGAGCGGAAATCCCGTTTGTTTATTTCGGAGTAGAGGATCACGATGACTATCATAAGGATACGGATGAAGCAGAAAAAATCGATCCGGAGTTTGTAAACAATACAGTCGCATTGATTACAGATTTCATTCAAAGGGTGGATAAGAAAATGTCTAATTGA
- a CDS encoding ATP-binding cassette domain-containing protein encodes MSEQILKAIIQLLAIVAKEDDLTKDEKRAIEDFLLESVSHEDAKRYMKLFKQLVDESIASAADEISRINEICDKINAEQTIQKKTIIILDLIELIAADKHISDRENELVYHISDQLNIEKKRTDLIKAFVTINDQNKINSSNVLIIDDGKEEVPEKCKRITVNDLEGYLSVLRMPGQETYFAKFVGNDEVLLNGLAMKSKHVYIFPQGSVFKRSGNNPVFQSDVASSFRLEQAEHPLTFVAENVHFKFNNGKVGLQNVNIAEESGRLIGLMGGSGAGKSTLLNVLNGNTTPTSGTVRINGVNIHTDKSKVEGVIGYIPQDDLLVEELSVYDNLYFAAKLCFKDKATEELEALVAKTLESLGLAEIKDLKVGNALDKSISGGQRKRLNIGLELLREPSVLFVDEPTSGLSSRDSENIMDLLRELAFKGKMVFVVIHQPSEDIFKMFDRLILLDVGGYQVYYGDPVESITYFKELTQMVDKRRSANPELLFNIIEAKVVNEFGSLTKQRKTPPERWHEEFEKKVELPKISEPDVLPPKTLNIPGKIKQFLIFSHRDLLSKFSNKQYLVINFLEAPVLALILAFITRYTPEDTEVYHFKENLNIPVFFFMSVIVALFMGLTVSAEEIIRDRRLLKRESFLNLSKLSYLWSKFSILFVLSAVQAISYVLVGSVILGIKGMTFSFWLVLFSTSCFANILGLNLSSAFKSAVTVYILIPLMIIPQLILSGVVVNFDKLNPMITTEDQVPIIGEIMASRWAYEALTVSQFKDNRYERNFFRFDKVMAHSEFKTIYFVPRLESDLEFVHHHIKNKTEEEKRAVEYRLTTIREEIRKEITSIPGADFPQLDQLYYDKFTENTFDTTLEFLEKLRSFYNLRFNKADKGRKEIMHSFTENEEARNDFIELRSQYENEAIATLVKNTTTEHRILEHNNELIQKIYPIYSKHDFPKSILDFRAQFFSSTKHIFGLHVDTLIFNIIIIWLMTTLLILTLYFDVFNRVINGFSKK; translated from the coding sequence ATGAGCGAACAGATCCTAAAAGCCATTATACAACTCCTTGCCATTGTTGCCAAGGAAGATGACCTGACTAAAGACGAGAAAAGAGCCATAGAGGATTTCCTCCTCGAAAGTGTCTCTCACGAGGATGCGAAACGCTACATGAAGCTTTTTAAGCAGCTTGTGGATGAAAGTATCGCGTCTGCTGCGGACGAGATCAGCCGTATCAATGAGATCTGTGACAAAATCAATGCGGAGCAAACCATCCAGAAAAAGACCATCATCATTCTGGACCTCATCGAATTGATTGCTGCGGACAAACATATTTCTGATCGCGAAAATGAACTAGTCTATCACATTTCCGACCAACTGAACATCGAAAAAAAGCGTACCGACCTGATCAAAGCTTTTGTGACGATCAATGACCAAAACAAAATCAATTCGTCGAATGTATTGATCATCGATGATGGAAAGGAAGAAGTACCCGAAAAGTGTAAAAGGATCACCGTAAATGATCTGGAAGGATACCTTTCAGTACTTCGGATGCCTGGTCAGGAAACCTACTTCGCCAAATTCGTCGGCAATGATGAAGTCTTGCTCAATGGTCTCGCCATGAAAAGCAAGCACGTTTACATTTTCCCCCAGGGAAGCGTATTCAAACGGAGTGGCAACAATCCGGTCTTCCAAAGTGATGTTGCCAGTTCCTTCAGACTTGAACAGGCTGAACACCCACTGACCTTTGTCGCGGAAAATGTTCATTTCAAATTCAACAATGGCAAAGTAGGGCTGCAAAATGTGAATATCGCGGAGGAATCCGGTCGCCTGATTGGTCTTATGGGAGGAAGTGGCGCTGGTAAATCCACCTTGTTGAACGTATTGAATGGCAACACTACTCCCACCAGCGGAACCGTAAGGATCAATGGTGTCAATATCCATACGGATAAATCCAAAGTTGAAGGAGTGATCGGATACATTCCTCAAGACGATTTGCTGGTTGAAGAGCTTTCGGTTTATGACAACTTGTATTTTGCGGCAAAACTCTGCTTCAAAGACAAAGCAACCGAAGAACTGGAAGCACTGGTTGCCAAAACCCTGGAATCTCTGGGATTAGCAGAAATCAAAGACCTGAAAGTGGGCAACGCCCTGGATAAAAGTATCAGTGGCGGACAAAGAAAAAGACTGAACATTGGCTTAGAACTGCTTCGGGAGCCTTCTGTGCTATTTGTAGATGAACCCACGAGTGGGCTTTCTTCCAGAGACTCGGAAAACATCATGGACCTTTTGCGAGAATTGGCTTTCAAAGGAAAAATGGTCTTCGTTGTGATCCACCAACCTTCTGAAGACATCTTCAAAATGTTTGACCGATTGATTTTGTTGGATGTTGGTGGCTATCAGGTGTATTACGGAGATCCGGTTGAGTCTATCACTTATTTCAAGGAACTGACACAAATGGTGGACAAGCGCCGAAGCGCTAACCCTGAGTTGCTTTTCAACATCATTGAAGCCAAGGTAGTCAATGAATTTGGTAGTCTCACTAAACAGCGAAAAACACCTCCTGAGCGTTGGCATGAGGAGTTCGAAAAGAAGGTTGAATTGCCCAAGATCTCCGAACCAGATGTTTTGCCACCTAAAACGCTTAACATTCCCGGAAAGATCAAGCAGTTCCTCATTTTCAGCCATCGGGACCTGCTTTCCAAATTCAGCAACAAGCAATACCTGGTGATCAATTTTCTGGAAGCTCCTGTCCTTGCATTGATCCTGGCTTTTATTACACGGTACACTCCTGAAGACACAGAAGTATACCACTTCAAGGAAAACCTGAACATTCCTGTTTTCTTTTTCATGAGCGTGATTGTGGCCTTATTCATGGGACTTACGGTCAGCGCCGAAGAAATCATCAGGGACCGGCGACTACTTAAACGAGAATCCTTTCTGAACCTCAGCAAGCTCTCCTATCTGTGGTCCAAGTTTTCGATCTTGTTTGTGCTTTCAGCCGTACAGGCCATCTCTTACGTCCTGGTAGGCAGCGTGATCCTGGGCATCAAGGGCATGACCTTTAGCTTTTGGTTGGTGTTGTTCAGCACAAGCTGTTTTGCCAATATTTTGGGGCTGAACCTCAGCTCAGCCTTCAAATCAGCGGTGACAGTATACATTCTGATCCCATTAATGATCATCCCCCAGCTCATTCTGAGTGGTGTTGTGGTCAATTTCGATAAACTCAATCCGATGATCACCACTGAAGATCAGGTGCCAATCATTGGTGAAATTATGGCCTCCAGGTGGGCCTATGAAGCATTAACGGTTTCGCAGTTCAAGGACAATCGCTATGAAAGGAACTTCTTCCGTTTTGACAAAGTAATGGCGCATTCGGAGTTCAAAACGATCTACTTTGTGCCACGACTTGAATCCGATCTGGAATTTGTTCACCATCACATCAAAAACAAAACAGAAGAAGAAAAGCGAGCCGTTGAATACCGACTGACCACCATTCGGGAAGAGATCCGAAAAGAGATTACGAGCATTCCCGGAGCTGATTTTCCCCAGCTTGATCAGTTGTACTACGACAAGTTCACTGAAAATACCTTTGATACTACCCTTGAATTCCTCGAGAAACTACGCTCTTTCTACAACTTGAGATTCAATAAAGCGGATAAGGGTAGAAAAGAGATCATGCATTCCTTTACCGAAAATGAAGAGGCAAGGAATGATTTTATCGAGCTTCGATCTCAGTATGAAAACGAAGCGATTGCCACATTGGTCAAAAACACCACTACCGAACATCGGATCCTTGAACACAATAATGAGTTGATCCAAAAGATCTATCCTATCTACTCGAAGCATGATTTTCCAAAAAGTATTTTGGATTTTAGGGCACAGTTCTTTTCGTCAACCAAGCATATTTTCGGGCTGCACGTGGATACGTTGATCTTCAACATCATCATCATTTGGCTCATGACGACCTTGCTGATCCTTACTTTGTATTTCGACGTGTTTAATCGAGTAATTAACGGCTTCTCAAAAAAATAG
- a CDS encoding sulfatase-like hydrolase/transferase yields the protein MGEVMDHFEQKGLMENTLWIYVNDNGWDKEPQAEYRNDSLRWHNGGPRGKGSYYDQTYRSPIIFTWKGTLPQAKIKHELISSMDLLPTILDYVDLQKPVDLPGNSLRRNIAGETDQGRDQVFGRITQLFDPNDPTFIGQQANGYWTRTDRYHFVWDVDNKEELLFDMQSDPKNDQNIAQILPEKAEQFKKDIIAWRGRIGIN from the coding sequence GTGGGTGAAGTTATGGATCATTTTGAACAGAAAGGATTGATGGAAAACACCCTTTGGATCTACGTCAACGACAATGGCTGGGACAAGGAACCTCAGGCCGAATATCGGAATGATTCATTGCGCTGGCACAACGGTGGCCCCAGAGGAAAAGGCTCCTACTACGATCAAACCTATCGTTCACCGATCATTTTCACCTGGAAAGGGACCTTACCGCAAGCGAAGATCAAACATGAGCTGATCAGCTCTATGGACTTGCTCCCCACCATATTGGATTATGTCGACCTGCAAAAGCCAGTGGATCTACCCGGCAATTCGTTGCGCCGAAACATTGCAGGAGAAACCGATCAAGGTCGAGACCAAGTATTTGGTCGCATCACGCAATTGTTCGATCCGAATGATCCCACCTTCATAGGTCAGCAAGCCAATGGTTATTGGACGAGGACCGACCGTTATCATTTTGTCTGGGACGTTGACAATAAGGAAGAACTGCTTTTCGACATGCAATCTGACCCTAAAAATGACCAGAACATTGCTCAAATATTACCTGAAAAGGCAGAACAATTCAAAAAGGACATTATCGCCTGGCGAGGCAGGATCGGGATCAATTAG
- a CDS encoding sulfatase-like hydrolase/transferase: MLILLIAACSTPERRTPKKESTPNIVLIVADDLGYPYAGFMGDTLVQTPHLDRLTSMGTVFTSGMVTESHCAPSLRTIITGLHCETFDLKQEQLRELYRDSLTASLSSEDSMIWEREFQWKSMSFFKTLPHYLSDKGYKSFQGGKWWEFNYQNGGFTHGMSTVWTKEDRKQPNFFYKLMGNDGLKLGRVTDQPVYDFLEEAGTDPFFIWYAPDLPHYPLNAPTTTISFTPMKTSPNQPSDTMPMLPGSMKKWVKLWIILNRKD; the protein is encoded by the coding sequence CTTGTTCAACGCCCGAAAGGCGGACTCCAAAGAAAGAAAGCACTCCCAATATCGTGTTGATCGTAGCGGATGATCTGGGCTATCCCTATGCGGGATTCATGGGCGATACGCTGGTACAAACCCCTCACCTGGATCGGTTGACTAGTATGGGAACCGTCTTTACTTCTGGCATGGTCACAGAGAGTCACTGCGCCCCTTCGCTTCGAACAATCATTACCGGACTACATTGTGAAACATTTGATCTAAAACAGGAGCAATTACGAGAACTGTATCGCGATTCTTTGACTGCAAGCCTGTCTTCAGAAGATAGTATGATCTGGGAAAGGGAATTTCAATGGAAATCCATGTCCTTCTTTAAGACCCTACCGCACTACCTATCGGACAAAGGTTACAAAAGCTTTCAGGGCGGGAAGTGGTGGGAATTCAATTATCAGAACGGCGGCTTTACCCATGGCATGAGTACAGTTTGGACTAAAGAAGACCGCAAGCAACCCAACTTTTTTTACAAGTTGATGGGCAATGATGGACTAAAATTGGGTAGGGTCACCGATCAACCCGTATACGACTTTCTGGAAGAAGCGGGTACCGATCCATTTTTCATTTGGTATGCCCCTGACCTACCGCACTATCCATTGAATGCGCCCACAACTACTATCAGCTTTACGCCAATGAAAACATCTCCGAATCAGCCAAGCGATACTATGCCAATGTTACCTGGTTCGATGAAGAAGTGGGTGAAGTTATGGATCATTTTGAACAGAAAGGATTGA
- the hisS gene encoding histidine--tRNA ligase, with amino-acid sequence MQKPSLPKGTRDFGPEKTQKRDYIISKIKENFIKYGFQGIETPTMENLSVLTGKYGEEGDQLLFKILNSGDFLSKTKQEDFEAGSKAFLPKIAEKGLRYDLTVPFARFVVMNQNELAFPFKRFQIQPVWRADRPQKGRYREFYQCDADIIGTQSKWNEVELTILIHDVFQDLNLKDYVVKINHREILFDLAAWTGAKGKEIPFCATIDKLDKLPQEKVSEELQGIGCDDTKVEELLSLLNKTEENEQKLASIQQLLGETNAVQELNRFLERLNSFTDRTFHVELDWSLARGLSYYTGMIYEVKPTSVSMGSISGGGRYDDLTGVFGLKAVSGIGISFGLDRIYDVMTELDLFPESFPSSMQVLITHFDESSFLHGTQMLAKLRVAGIASDIYPDVSKLKKQVTYANKIGVPFVITIGSSEIESGQYSLKDMTSGEQTSLTLSAMIDKLQSLA; translated from the coding sequence GTGCAAAAACCTTCATTACCTAAGGGAACCAGGGACTTTGGACCCGAAAAAACCCAAAAAAGAGACTACATCATCTCTAAGATCAAAGAGAACTTCATTAAATACGGTTTTCAGGGGATAGAAACACCAACAATGGAGAACCTCTCCGTATTAACCGGCAAGTATGGTGAGGAAGGTGATCAACTCCTTTTCAAGATCTTGAATTCCGGAGATTTTCTTTCCAAAACCAAGCAGGAAGATTTCGAAGCAGGAAGTAAAGCATTTTTACCGAAGATCGCTGAAAAAGGATTACGCTACGACCTGACCGTTCCTTTTGCACGTTTTGTGGTCATGAATCAAAATGAGCTTGCGTTCCCCTTCAAGAGATTTCAGATCCAACCTGTCTGGCGTGCTGACCGTCCTCAGAAAGGTCGCTACAGAGAATTTTACCAATGCGACGCGGACATCATTGGTACCCAATCCAAATGGAACGAAGTAGAATTGACCATATTGATCCACGATGTTTTCCAGGATCTCAACCTGAAAGACTATGTGGTCAAGATCAATCATCGGGAAATTCTATTTGATCTGGCCGCCTGGACCGGAGCCAAAGGCAAGGAAATCCCTTTCTGTGCGACCATTGATAAATTGGACAAACTACCTCAGGAAAAGGTAAGTGAAGAACTGCAGGGTATCGGATGCGATGATACTAAGGTCGAAGAACTACTCTCTTTGCTCAATAAAACCGAGGAGAATGAGCAAAAACTAGCAAGCATCCAACAATTGCTGGGCGAAACCAATGCAGTGCAGGAGTTGAATCGATTTTTAGAACGATTAAATTCTTTTACCGATCGTACGTTCCACGTAGAGCTGGACTGGAGTCTGGCCAGGGGCCTCTCCTATTATACCGGCATGATTTACGAAGTAAAACCTACTTCCGTGTCCATGGGAAGTATTTCAGGCGGCGGTAGATACGATGACCTGACTGGGGTATTCGGTCTGAAAGCTGTTTCAGGTATTGGCATCTCTTTTGGTTTGGACCGCATCTATGATGTAATGACAGAACTTGACTTGTTCCCGGAATCATTTCCATCGAGCATGCAGGTGCTGATCACCCACTTCGACGAATCTTCTTTCCTGCATGGCACACAGATGCTGGCAAAACTCAGAGTAGCCGGAATTGCATCAGATATCTATCCCGATGTGTCGAAATTGAAAAAACAAGTGACCTATGCCAATAAAATAGGTGTTCCGTTTGTTATCACCATAGGCAGTAGTGAAATAGAATCTGGCCAGTATTCGTTAAAAGACATGACAAGCGGTGAGCAAACTTCATTGACCTTATCAGCAATGATTGATAAGTTGCAGTCGCTTGCATGA
- a CDS encoding glycosyltransferase family 2 protein → MNAVAVVILNYNGRNYLEQFLPALVKFSEGTNIVVADNASTDDSVDWMKAHYPGIDLVILDQNYGFAGGYNEALKQIDADYYILINSDVEVTSHWWQPLVKYLDENPTYAACQPKINAYHNKDQFEYAGACGGFIDSLGYPYCRGRIFDVLEIDHGQYDQTIDIFWATGACMIIRAELFHEYGGFDPDFFAHMEEVDLCWRLKNAQWSIACIPESKVYHVGGGTLDKSNPRKTYLNFRNSLAVITKNLPGYTLWWKLPLRIALDLLAAVVFWKTNSYEHFNAVLTAIVDFLKNFGKHFAKRRTLNSWRVTTARTSRVAVIFDFFIRKKKKFADL, encoded by the coding sequence ATGAATGCTGTAGCGGTCGTCATCCTCAACTATAATGGGAGAAACTATCTGGAACAGTTTCTCCCGGCGTTGGTCAAATTCAGTGAGGGCACCAACATCGTTGTAGCAGATAATGCCTCTACCGATGATTCTGTGGACTGGATGAAAGCACATTATCCAGGTATCGATCTGGTCATTCTGGATCAGAATTACGGATTTGCCGGCGGTTATAATGAAGCCTTAAAACAGATTGATGCTGATTATTACATCCTGATCAATTCGGATGTAGAGGTAACCTCACATTGGTGGCAACCTTTGGTGAAATATTTGGATGAAAACCCAACCTATGCCGCGTGCCAGCCAAAGATCAATGCGTACCACAACAAAGACCAATTTGAATATGCTGGGGCTTGTGGAGGTTTCATCGATAGTCTGGGCTATCCTTATTGCCGAGGCCGCATCTTTGATGTCTTAGAAATCGACCATGGTCAATATGATCAAACGATTGATATCTTTTGGGCTACAGGCGCCTGTATGATTATCCGAGCAGAGCTATTTCATGAATATGGTGGATTCGATCCTGATTTTTTCGCGCACATGGAGGAAGTCGACCTTTGCTGGCGGCTAAAGAATGCACAATGGTCCATTGCCTGTATACCTGAAAGCAAGGTTTACCATGTAGGCGGAGGTACCCTTGATAAATCGAATCCAAGAAAAACCTACCTCAATTTCAGGAATAGTCTGGCAGTGATCACTAAAAACCTACCCGGGTACACCCTTTGGTGGAAACTCCCACTGAGAATCGCGCTGGACCTACTTGCAGCAGTAGTTTTCTGGAAAACAAATTCCTACGAACATTTCAATGCAGTTCTTACTGCTATCGTGGACTTTCTGAAAAATTTTGGGAAACATTTCGCCAAACGACGGACATTGAACTCGTGGCGAGTAACTACGGCTCGTACCTCACGGGTTGCTGTAATTTTCGATTTTTTTATCAGGAAAAAGAAAAAATTCGCAGATCTGTAG